gaacattaATTTACAGTTTCAGACTTTTTCATCAATTAAGATTCAAGAAATGATGGGAAAATGGCTGACAAATACTATCGCCTTGTTAGTTTCCTGAAAAACATGTGTCCAGAACCTCTTAGagaattgtttttacaaaatgcCAAGTCCGATACAAAACCTGGCGTACCATATACATCACTGGGTGCTTACCTTGCATTTAGAAAACCAGACATATTATCATTGAAGAGCAGACGTAAGCTGCGAGATGACGAGTATGATCTTCTGTATCCAAAATCTGGACCAGCTGATGAGTCGCAATGGGACATTACCTTGTTAGCTgttttaattcttgaactattTCCATCATACATTCCGAACCATGTCCAATTTTTCATCAGAGATATTCGAGATGTAAGAAATAGTCTACAACATGTATCAAAAACTTCAAGCATTGTTTCAATGTTTCAGAAGAACTGGGATCGCTTGGAAATATCAACTTTAACTTTGGCTAAAGTTGTAAATGGAACTAATTATGAGAATGTTATGAAAGAGAAGATTGAAACAGCCAAGATCTCAAACATGCCAGACCTTGGTAACACTCTGTGTTTATGGTTTATGGAAAACAATACACAAAATTCGACTGAAATGGCAGAAATGAAAGTGAAAATTATAGAAATATCAGAAGACACTAAAGAATCCAAAGCAAAGGCCAGCGAGAGTGCAAACATTCTACAAAATGCCTGCATGGCTAAACCAGGACCAACAGGTAATACCTCATAGTGCATCACATAAGACATCAACAGAGGGTCTTATGAAAAAGCTTGAATGAGCGTAAGATACTAAGAAGGAAAGTTTGATGAAAccttaaatgttgaaaaaatttgACAGTCAACACTTTGAAAACAGATAATGTGGTACACTTTACAGTTAAGCTTTGTTGACAACTATGTTATTGAACTTTCAGTACTATAAAGAATTAGGAAAATCACTCCACTCTTGAAAAATATACTAGTACCATGAAGTTTATGCAACCACAAATCTTTTCAATTGATCGGTACGAATAGCATTTTGAACAGTTTTGCTGGAAGACATTTGAGTGTTCAACGTGTTATTCAAATCAACCGAATCTAGTTgcgtattttgaatgaaaattaaacagtatgcaatatttattttcagggaaaccaaataaaagaatgaaaatagtTGATAAAAAATTGAAGAATATGCAAggtatgttttaacaatttatgatattattattattattaattattatcaaGGCACATGCActaaatgaagttaatgttaataTCACTTTTCTTAATCAGAACAAAGTTATTCGCCCCTTGTTTTGGTACATTTGTTGGTCCATATATCTGTCAGTCAGTTAAGATAGTAACTGCATAACTTTAAGACATACATGTATAGTCAACTTATTTCATACAATAATTGTTAGAGTAGATGGTCCGTTGAAATTGTTTCATGATCATGGAGAAGGGTCCGGGGTAGATGACACAAAGACGTTAACACAATAAAAAGGCTTTGGCCTATAGGCAGTGTCACTTGTAGGAGCCCCAAATGTAAaatggtcacatatgtaaaaatggtaacaaacgtaaaataattttaccgtatatgtaaaaactttctacaaatgtaaaaccgagttgttacaaatgtaaaaacgttgttggtgacatatgtaataaaaaaagcgacagaccgacagactgacagacagacagacagacagatgttTATTCACGttaaaacacaaacacacacacatatatatctataagttacaaatgacatttatcaCAAATTATAACAATTTACACAAACcttaaaagtaaaatacgcagtACTTTGGTAACTGAAATGTGGTAGTTTCACATAAgtgaaaaacatattatttagttAACTAAGTTCACAGTGAAATTTTTATCACAACTAGGCTTATATATACTATGTGTACCTTTATATTATGGAAACTAATGTTAATTAGAATGAGAGAGTTAAAATTGGAAgcaatatgtatatattatatcagTGTGAAGTAACCTAGGATGGCCCATGAAAGCTATAAAGCTGATGTCCAATGGAGTTTTTGGCTAAATATACTTATTATAATGAAACATATGGTATCTTGAATATCAAGGCCTAATAACGAACTTTCAAAACGGCTTTCGCAAGCAGCACAGCACAGCTTATCATCTTTTCGAATTGACAATTTTATTCGTTTGCGTCTATAACACTACATTTGTATGGTATTGTGAGTGATCTTGACGACGTGGGTttaaaggtcgtcttccaacatttttattacaatttttatcTCATCGCAATTTGGTTGTTCGACAAGGTTCTGTTTAATCTGCTACACCTTTTAGCATCAACactaataatattgtgaaatgtttgttaccaccTTGGAAAAAATTGTTCATCATATGTGGATAACTTTTTGATATgttatcattaaaaaaacatgCGTATAATTGAACGTCAATTACAACtgtgtttgaataaagttttaaCTTCGGCCatggaaaaaaaaggttttaaattttccaaatcgaaaactcagtgtctccacttttgtcaattacggaaacagcATTGTGACCCTGAGCATTTTCTAGATGGAACAAAAATACCCTTTGTTGACGatgcaaaatttcttggtgttatctgtgatgaaaagttttcttttataccagatataaaatacctgtaagccaaatgtttgaaatatttgtgtcTTTtgaaggtaatttcaaatactgattgtgAAGCCGATCCGAAGTCTTTGTTGAGACTTTATAGATTaaatccaagctagattacggttgtttTGTTGAGATTTCAGCTAGAAAATCTTATCAACAAATGTTAGATACTATCCACAATCAAGGTCTATGCATTGCTCATTTCGCATtaagaacatcgcctgttgaacgCTTGTATGTTGAAGCTAATGGACCCTCTCTTTACTccgacgtgaaaaactgtcattgcaatatgctttaagagtggctgcaaACTAATcaaatcctgctcataaaataatattta
This Mercenaria mercenaria strain notata unplaced genomic scaffold, MADL_Memer_1 contig_135, whole genome shotgun sequence DNA region includes the following protein-coding sequences:
- the LOC128551624 gene encoding uncharacterized protein LOC128551624, whose amino-acid sequence is MADKYYRLVSFLKNMCPEPLRELFLQNAKSDTKPGVPYTSLGAYLAFRKPDILSLKSRRKLRDDEYDLLYPKSGPADESQWDITLLAVLILELFPSYIPNHVQFFIRDIRDVRNSLQHVSKTSSIVSMFQKNWDRLEISTLTLAKVVNGTNYENVMKEKIETAKISNMPDLGNTLCLWFMENNTQNSTEMAEMKVKIIEISEDTKESKAKASESANILQNACMAKPGPTGKPNKRMKIVDKKLKNMQAPENIWFKL